The following proteins come from a genomic window of Edaphobacter sp. 4G125:
- a CDS encoding MFS transporter, whose translation MRVRYFLAFWLFVLSGVAFLDRTNISIAGLQISTEYGLGNQRLGWIFSAFLIGYAGFQVPAGWLSARFGPRRVLTFGVMSWGIATVFTALLPSTISYAVLFLIGIRFVLGAGESVIYPAANQFVARWVPVKERGFINGLIFAGVGAGSGLTPPLLTWLITHHGWRAAFWFSAIVGFVVGAIWWQRSRDTPEEHPSVTREELAEIHDGLALKEGSSSEGENKISWRAILHRRDLPALMMGYFSFGYIAWIFFSWFFLYMAQVRGFDLKSSARYSMLPFLSMTIFCLLGGMLSDRLTDKFGLRTGRCGLAAVALWLTAVFLVLGSQVHSPQLAGLILAGGAGALYLSQSSFWSVSVDIAGNNSGVFSSMINMGGQIGGAVTASLTPWVAQRYGWTTSFAIAAILAIVGGICWMTVHPERPLLAESSSEEHLLAR comes from the coding sequence ATGCGAGTGCGGTATTTTCTGGCTTTTTGGTTGTTCGTATTAAGTGGAGTTGCATTTCTTGATCGCACGAACATCTCAATTGCTGGCCTTCAGATCAGTACGGAGTATGGACTAGGTAATCAGCGTCTGGGCTGGATCTTCAGCGCGTTCCTGATCGGATACGCTGGATTTCAGGTCCCGGCCGGATGGCTATCCGCACGTTTCGGACCTCGCCGCGTTCTGACCTTTGGCGTCATGTCGTGGGGAATCGCCACCGTTTTTACAGCTCTTCTCCCCTCCACTATCAGTTATGCCGTCCTGTTTCTTATCGGCATTCGCTTCGTACTTGGAGCAGGTGAAAGCGTCATTTACCCGGCTGCCAATCAATTTGTGGCCCGCTGGGTTCCTGTTAAAGAGAGAGGCTTTATCAATGGCCTGATCTTCGCAGGAGTTGGCGCAGGAAGCGGCCTTACCCCTCCGCTCCTGACCTGGCTGATTACGCATCATGGCTGGCGCGCGGCCTTCTGGTTCAGCGCGATTGTAGGTTTTGTTGTAGGTGCAATCTGGTGGCAACGCTCGCGCGATACACCGGAAGAGCATCCATCCGTGACACGCGAAGAATTGGCTGAGATTCACGATGGGCTGGCATTAAAGGAAGGCTCATCCTCCGAAGGAGAAAACAAGATCTCCTGGCGGGCGATTCTTCATCGCCGTGATCTACCCGCTTTGATGATGGGCTATTTCAGCTTTGGATATATCGCCTGGATTTTCTTTAGCTGGTTCTTTCTCTATATGGCCCAGGTACGCGGCTTCGATCTCAAGTCGAGTGCGCGGTATTCCATGCTGCCATTTCTGTCCATGACAATCTTCTGCCTCCTGGGAGGCATGTTGAGCGACCGCCTTACCGATAAGTTTGGGTTGCGTACCGGACGCTGTGGTCTCGCAGCTGTGGCGTTGTGGCTCACCGCCGTCTTTCTTGTCCTGGGGTCCCAGGTTCACAGCCCACAGCTTGCCGGATTGATACTTGCTGGTGGGGCCGGCGCGCTCTATCTCTCGCAAAGTTCCTTCTGGTCGGTTTCCGTCGATATCGCCGGAAACAATTCCGGGGTCTTTTCCAGCATGATCAATATGGGAGGGCAGATTGGTGGAGCCGTAACCGCCTCTTTAACTCCGTGGGTCGCGCAGCGTTATGGTTGGACCACCTCCTTCGCGATTGCGGCCATCTTGGCTATTGTCGGAGGCATCTGCTGGATGACGGTTCATCCCGAGCGGCCTCTCCTGGCGGAGTCCTCCTCGGAAGAGCATCTGTTAGCCAGGTAA
- a CDS encoding amidohydrolase/deacetylase family metallohydrolase, whose protein sequence is MKFETRSFLLGSLCFFLSGGIQAQQPSSAVIQAQQQASSPRRFVETPNPLPYDLILAHGHVIDAKNHVDKVTDVAIKDGVIAKVGDDLNPKDAAKTVDVTGYYVTPGLIDIHMHMYATTGEKNSYAGDNSIWPDGFTLRNGVTTAVDAGSSGWRNFEDFKEHVIDRSHTRVLAMLNIVGAGMRPGLIEQNLDDMDGEATGTMALKYPGIIVGVKSAHFMGPEWKPYDQAVKAGNIANIPVMIDYGARRPERPLYDLLATHLRKGDIYTHAFSGHRGEQDPKTLKASDAMLIGRKRGIYFDAGTGGASFAWSVAIPLLQNGFPPDSLSTDLHITAMNSGTKDLLNVADKFLAMGQSIPTVIQEMTWNPAQEIRQTQLGNLSVGSPADIAVLSEEHGKFGFIDMNNTKLMGNTKLICQLTVRAGKIVYDLNGISMDMWNEPPSSDPSLSSHWTTFRLRTTRTANEPGH, encoded by the coding sequence ATGAAGTTCGAAACGCGTTCTTTTCTATTGGGATCCCTTTGTTTTTTTCTTTCAGGGGGAATTCAGGCACAGCAACCTTCTTCAGCTGTGATTCAAGCCCAACAGCAAGCATCCTCTCCTCGTCGTTTTGTAGAGACTCCCAATCCTCTGCCGTATGACCTGATTCTTGCGCACGGGCATGTCATTGACGCAAAGAACCATGTCGACAAGGTCACCGATGTTGCCATCAAAGATGGTGTCATCGCCAAAGTGGGCGACGATCTCAATCCAAAAGACGCCGCGAAGACCGTAGATGTCACCGGTTACTACGTCACCCCTGGCTTGATTGATATTCACATGCATATGTACGCCACTACAGGGGAGAAGAACTCTTATGCGGGCGATAACTCCATTTGGCCCGACGGCTTTACCCTTCGCAATGGAGTGACGACTGCTGTTGATGCCGGAAGCTCCGGATGGCGGAACTTTGAAGACTTCAAAGAGCATGTGATCGACCGTTCACATACCCGCGTACTTGCTATGTTGAACATTGTGGGCGCGGGAATGCGGCCAGGCCTGATTGAGCAGAATCTCGATGATATGGATGGCGAAGCCACCGGAACCATGGCTCTGAAGTATCCCGGCATCATCGTCGGCGTTAAGAGCGCCCACTTTATGGGGCCTGAATGGAAGCCTTATGATCAGGCGGTCAAGGCGGGAAACATCGCTAACATCCCGGTCATGATCGACTACGGGGCGCGCCGCCCGGAGCGTCCGCTTTATGATTTGCTGGCAACACATCTCCGTAAGGGGGATATCTACACGCACGCTTTCTCTGGTCACCGTGGTGAGCAGGACCCCAAGACCCTCAAGGCCAGCGACGCAATGCTGATCGGCCGCAAGCGCGGTATCTACTTCGACGCCGGAACTGGCGGAGCCAGCTTCGCTTGGTCCGTGGCAATTCCGCTTCTCCAAAATGGATTTCCTCCCGACTCGCTTTCAACCGATCTGCATATCACTGCGATGAACTCCGGAACGAAAGACCTGCTCAATGTGGCTGATAAGTTTCTCGCGATGGGACAAAGCATCCCCACGGTAATTCAAGAGATGACATGGAATCCGGCGCAGGAGATTCGACAGACTCAGCTGGGCAACCTCTCTGTAGGATCCCCGGCAGATATCGCTGTGTTGAGTGAAGAGCATGGCAAGTTCGGCTTCATCGATATGAACAACACAAAGCTCATGGGCAATACGAAACTGATCTGCCAACTCACTGTTCGCGCTGGAAAGATCGTTTATGACCTCAATGGCATTTCGATGGATATGTGGAATGAGCCCCCATCGAGTGACCCGAGCTTGTCTTCGCACTGGACCACTTTCCGTCTTCGTACCACTCGGACCGCAAATGAACCCGGCCACTAA
- a CDS encoding PLP-dependent transferase, giving the protein MSSLRNSKWSRREVLKQSGILSALGAASAASPLAASAAGFAEKPKAKNMLMHDGDIHDNLFTRIGVRPMINGRGTFTIISGSCSLPEVKQAMYDASFYYVHLDEMMDGIGAQLAQLTGAEWGIATTGCAAAICLATIACIAGTDVEQCQALPYIKKKDQVIIPKHSRNPYDIGVRMCGAEIVEVATPEEFRSKLSDRTAMVYILSGPESTSGPMSINVLCSMAKEKNVPVFVDAAAEEPVKPNIHLAAGASLVGYSGGKCMRGPQSSGMMIGQKNLCKAAYFQAAPHHCYGRALKCSKEEAMGLLAAVRQWYKRDHAAEQSEWTSWMQHIANRLKGLPSLTAEVIPAHEDLSNRCPNLRVRWDANVLKITGTELAAKLDAGTPRITLAGAQGQRPDKMQSSIGVTSYMLSAGEEKIIADALYQALTNPGSYPTPAVPSGVSASVKGRWSVQIHYLRGLGEQQFVLEQNGNQVTGEHHGEIYNAQFQGAIHGDQIELHSVMPVAGNPLRCNFKGTVEGNSMNGTINMGEYGNATWSAVRA; this is encoded by the coding sequence ATGTCGTCACTTCGCAATAGCAAATGGTCCCGGCGTGAGGTTTTGAAGCAGTCGGGAATTCTTTCGGCCCTTGGGGCGGCTTCTGCCGCATCTCCTCTCGCTGCCAGTGCTGCAGGGTTCGCGGAAAAGCCGAAAGCGAAGAACATGCTGATGCATGATGGCGATATTCACGACAACCTGTTCACCCGTATCGGTGTTCGCCCCATGATTAATGGGCGTGGCACCTTCACAATTATCAGCGGCTCCTGCTCGCTGCCTGAAGTCAAACAGGCCATGTACGATGCCTCATTCTACTATGTTCATCTCGATGAGATGATGGATGGTATCGGTGCACAACTGGCCCAGTTGACCGGTGCGGAGTGGGGGATTGCAACCACGGGGTGCGCTGCGGCCATCTGTCTGGCGACAATCGCCTGCATTGCAGGCACCGATGTCGAACAATGTCAGGCTCTTCCTTATATCAAAAAGAAAGATCAGGTCATTATCCCGAAGCACTCGCGCAACCCTTACGACATCGGTGTGCGTATGTGCGGCGCAGAGATCGTCGAGGTTGCAACACCTGAAGAATTCCGTTCAAAACTCTCAGACCGCACTGCCATGGTCTATATTCTTTCTGGACCAGAATCGACCTCGGGGCCGATGAGCATCAATGTTCTGTGTTCCATGGCAAAAGAGAAGAACGTTCCCGTATTTGTGGATGCTGCCGCGGAAGAGCCCGTGAAGCCAAACATTCACCTTGCGGCCGGGGCGTCACTCGTTGGGTATTCCGGCGGAAAATGTATGCGTGGACCGCAGTCCTCAGGCATGATGATCGGTCAAAAAAACCTCTGCAAGGCGGCGTACTTTCAGGCAGCTCCGCATCATTGTTATGGCCGAGCACTGAAGTGCAGTAAGGAAGAGGCTATGGGGCTCCTGGCTGCCGTGCGTCAGTGGTATAAACGCGATCATGCTGCAGAACAGTCCGAGTGGACCTCATGGATGCAACACATCGCCAATCGTCTAAAAGGATTACCTTCGTTGACCGCAGAAGTGATTCCGGCACATGAAGACCTTTCCAACCGTTGCCCCAATCTGCGCGTTCGTTGGGATGCGAACGTTCTCAAGATCACGGGAACAGAGTTGGCGGCGAAGTTGGATGCGGGAACTCCGCGTATTACTTTGGCAGGAGCACAGGGGCAGCGCCCTGACAAAATGCAGAGCTCCATCGGTGTAACCTCCTACATGCTTTCCGCAGGAGAAGAAAAGATCATCGCCGATGCCTTGTACCAGGCGCTTACAAACCCCGGTTCGTATCCTACGCCTGCTGTACCATCCGGCGTTTCAGCCTCCGTTAAGGGCAGATGGTCTGTCCAGATCCACTATCTTCGCGGGCTTGGAGAGCAACAATTCGTCCTTGAACAGAACGGAAATCAGGTTACCGGAGAGCATCACGGCGAGATTTACAACGCGCAGTTCCAGGGAGCCATACATGGTGACCAGATCGAACTGCATAGCGTGATGCCGGTCGCCGGAAACCCTTTACGGTGCAACTTTAAAGGCACGGTTGAAGGAAACAGCATGAACGGGACTATCAATATGGGCGAATACGGGAATGCGACCTGGAGCGCCGTTCGAGCTTGA
- a CDS encoding RidA family protein, translating to MEKQSRRGLLKNAAKAAVAVTGGAALTSSAKAQVSGKLEKKSVPPKTQNDKVPTTPGKKPLFSSIITYGNLVFLAGVGAHFKGTVEEHTKHVLDELEKNLIKAGSSMDKVLKVNVYLNDLKDYQAMNSVYAQANWGDTPPVRTTIAAAGGIPGDSLVEIDLIASI from the coding sequence ATGGAAAAACAGTCTAGACGAGGTCTTTTGAAGAATGCAGCCAAGGCAGCAGTTGCTGTCACTGGTGGGGCTGCGCTAACCAGCAGTGCCAAGGCTCAGGTCTCCGGAAAACTCGAGAAGAAGTCTGTTCCACCGAAGACTCAGAATGATAAGGTTCCTACGACACCTGGCAAGAAGCCGCTTTTCTCCAGCATTATTACGTATGGCAATCTCGTTTTCCTCGCCGGAGTCGGAGCACACTTTAAGGGAACCGTCGAAGAGCACACCAAGCACGTGCTGGATGAACTTGAAAAGAACTTGATCAAGGCTGGCTCCTCGATGGATAAGGTTCTCAAGGTTAACGTCTACCTGAATGACCTTAAGGATTACCAGGCAATGAACTCAGTCTACGCTCAGGCAAACTGGGGAGACACTCCGCCAGTTCGCACCACCATTGCTGCTGCGGGGGGTATTCCTGGCGACTCGCTAGTCGAGATTGATTTGATTGCCTCGATCTAA
- a CDS encoding aminotransferase class V-fold PLP-dependent enzyme — MSNSEKSTKVSRRSFLQWSQSAVAVLGAAPFVGRTAEAATPAPQGEDYYDKLGVEKIINAAGTYTTLTAACMPPQVLRAVYRAGEHPVRLQDLQVKSGEYLAKKLRCEGALVTSGASGAITLATAACIGNANSNKPGALPQDAGSLKNEVIVQKAHRYSYDHAMMLAGAVIREVVTLDDYKRAFSEKTVMTNFFNAAEEEDGPPAEIGREQWLEIAHQHNVPCHLDAAADMPPVENLWKYTQMGFDLVAFSGGKGIHGPQNAGLLLGKKHLTDLALRNTNPYGDAVGRGMKVAKEQIVGMVAAVDWLLEQSETASTAEYNRRCKVISDAVKNIPSMQINVVTPRIANHVPHLLLKFDPATVGVTVPEALKQLRAGKPSIELNPNSGHKPNQGIPCDANTLVVGVWMLQPGEDQVVGRRIKAVLTKKA; from the coding sequence ATGTCCAATAGCGAAAAAAGCACAAAGGTTAGCCGTCGTAGTTTTCTTCAATGGTCTCAATCCGCTGTTGCTGTATTGGGAGCGGCTCCGTTCGTAGGGCGCACGGCTGAAGCCGCTACTCCTGCACCCCAGGGCGAAGACTACTACGATAAGCTCGGCGTCGAAAAGATCATCAATGCTGCAGGTACCTATACAACACTCACTGCAGCTTGCATGCCTCCACAGGTTCTTCGTGCCGTGTATCGCGCGGGAGAACACCCTGTTCGTCTCCAGGACCTTCAGGTTAAATCGGGAGAATACCTCGCGAAGAAACTGCGATGCGAAGGGGCGCTTGTGACTTCGGGCGCATCGGGAGCTATCACTCTCGCTACGGCTGCCTGTATTGGCAATGCCAATAGCAACAAGCCAGGCGCATTACCACAGGATGCGGGTAGCCTCAAAAATGAGGTGATCGTCCAGAAAGCGCATCGGTACAGCTATGACCATGCCATGATGCTCGCTGGGGCTGTAATTCGTGAGGTTGTTACTCTGGATGATTACAAGCGTGCATTCAGCGAGAAGACGGTGATGACAAACTTCTTCAATGCTGCCGAAGAAGAAGACGGTCCTCCAGCTGAAATAGGTCGCGAGCAATGGCTGGAGATTGCGCATCAGCACAATGTCCCTTGCCATCTCGATGCGGCTGCCGATATGCCACCTGTCGAAAATCTATGGAAGTATACGCAGATGGGTTTCGATCTGGTTGCCTTTTCAGGTGGAAAGGGAATCCACGGACCTCAGAACGCCGGACTTCTCCTCGGGAAAAAACACCTTACCGATTTAGCCTTAAGGAATACGAATCCCTATGGGGATGCAGTAGGACGAGGTATGAAGGTCGCCAAGGAGCAGATTGTCGGCATGGTTGCCGCTGTGGATTGGCTTCTTGAGCAATCCGAGACAGCTAGTACAGCCGAATACAATCGGCGCTGCAAAGTTATTAGCGATGCAGTGAAGAACATTCCGTCGATGCAGATTAATGTCGTTACACCCAGGATCGCCAACCATGTGCCGCATCTGCTCTTGAAGTTTGATCCGGCTACGGTCGGTGTAACTGTTCCAGAGGCTCTGAAACAGTTACGTGCTGGTAAGCCATCGATCGAACTCAATCCTAACAGCGGCCATAAGCCGAATCAGGGTATTCCTTGCGACGCCAACACGCTTGTTGTTGGTGTTTGGATGCTCCAACCAGGTGAGGATCAGGTTGTTGGCCGCCGTATTAAGGCCGTTCTCACAAAGAAGGCATAG
- a CDS encoding RraA family protein: MSSLSSSVFLRLRTVATVAVVCATALTITHIVRADAPKTAAEYAANPAEMLEAYRHVEAASVSDAIEQSLHIKSYMSHRMQAIFPTKFAGPALTVKLVKQENKDPDALSGMLKAIDSGGQGSVYVMKVEDGADIAGMGGLMGTAMFSRGFAGAVVDGGVRDVPQLKKLGFPVYALGPVPSTSVGHYRFGGANIPLEVDGVKVNPNDIIVADQDGVVVVPREHAAEVLVLAQKLDNSEHAMYPYIEKFHSIVEAVKQFGRI; encoded by the coding sequence ATGAGTTCTCTATCTTCTTCTGTCTTTCTTCGTCTTCGCACTGTAGCTACAGTTGCAGTTGTCTGCGCAACGGCGTTGACCATTACTCATATCGTGCGTGCCGATGCTCCGAAAACAGCTGCCGAATATGCCGCCAATCCTGCAGAAATGCTGGAAGCCTATCGCCATGTTGAAGCGGCTTCGGTTTCCGATGCGATTGAACAGAGTCTGCATATCAAGTCATATATGTCGCACCGTATGCAGGCGATCTTCCCCACGAAATTCGCCGGACCCGCGCTGACAGTCAAACTGGTCAAGCAGGAAAATAAAGATCCGGATGCGCTTTCGGGGATGCTGAAGGCGATCGACTCCGGTGGCCAGGGTTCGGTATATGTCATGAAGGTTGAGGATGGAGCAGACATTGCAGGCATGGGAGGCCTCATGGGGACAGCCATGTTCTCTCGTGGCTTTGCCGGTGCAGTTGTCGACGGTGGCGTTCGTGACGTCCCCCAGCTCAAGAAGCTCGGATTTCCGGTCTATGCCCTCGGGCCCGTTCCTTCCACCTCGGTGGGGCACTATCGTTTTGGCGGGGCGAACATACCTCTCGAAGTCGATGGAGTCAAAGTTAACCCCAATGACATCATCGTTGCGGATCAGGACGGTGTTGTTGTCGTCCCCCGCGAGCACGCCGCGGAAGTACTGGTTCTTGCGCAGAAGTTGGATAATAGCGAGCACGCAATGTATCCGTATATCGAGAAGTTTCACTCGATCGTAGAAGCGGTCAAGCAGTTCGGGCGAATTTGA
- a CDS encoding TonB-dependent receptor: protein MKRLLLLCCLALLAAPLTLLAQVANNTSLVGTVSDATGGVIAGAHVVGVNRDTKVTYSGDTNGEGYYSIPFVAPGTYNVTVEKSGFQKITTAGVAVQLNMAVRTDFSLSVGTDTTEITVSASTPALSTDDALIGDTIGTHQVTNLPMNTRRVMDLATTASNVIIGPKTSFRDVPPGANYIGAGTREVTNSLTLDGITIMNSLISNSPVTPNPDAISAVQVQSGNYTAQYGAYMGIHINSDTKSGTNTLHGTAYDYVQNDVFNAKPWLAAKGAKAAKMRFNQFGGVLSGPVVIPFLYNGRDKTFFMGSYEGLRQYQQTSTVGAVPTVKMRSGDFSELLDPNLMCSPSDTSEQCKQKLVQLYDPANRTTQYANNQIPVDPIAAKLLQYYPLPTQSGLGNNFNSYAPLNLLQNQTLDRVDHNIGQNVRLFGRFLWQKLDYVSGSAIPTSNAYSPTTDRNGMIGYTHIITPNFINDLRVGFNVLTNSVNNGFAQAGQKDAGSKLGIPGYTADVDNNNPGIPTINVTNYFTLGSGGTNWKQDDRTLHAYDQISWTKGKHTIMAGADIRRMTIGRAAQNDPRGSFTFNGRYTSFCQPVPGSNPSACDNKTSSNGMADFIIGRASAAVTPTFQVKGSVGSWRNGYFVQDNWQVTQKLTLLYGIRYEQPTIPYSLNGYARILNADFTALIPATNATTGNTFTPTPGFKFTGSNNNLWAPRLGFAYRATDKIVIRGGGGIYYNPNHLNAFTLASSNYPLANAATYNANPNLSVNTFENPSGGAAAKSGCVPTDFQSYCNAFTDAPRLPTPRMYQWNVDTGVELWKDAAFELQYLGSKSVNLDFSWQPNTPQPGSGVINSRRPYQNFGVIREIYNGGWSTYNGLTAILRQRMSRGLSMNMSYTWAHNMDTSNDANGSGYLMNPYNIHADYGNSNWDIRHRFVGTVLYQLPEFSGRNYAVRTVLGGWQANMIVTLQTGMPFNVGLASDIANTGTSGVQRPNFVNAGSNTCTNDFLVRNRSVSCVDRTAYALPANYTYGNLHRNDQHGPGRELVNFSMFKNFPLYERLTLQLRAEAFNLFNHANPSNPIVTGYTGPNVAGTFGTVTSTQTDPRVLQLAGKINF, encoded by the coding sequence GTGAAGAGATTATTACTACTTTGTTGTTTAGCTTTATTGGCTGCTCCACTGACGCTTTTGGCCCAGGTCGCAAACAATACCTCGCTGGTTGGTACAGTGAGTGATGCGACCGGCGGCGTGATAGCGGGTGCACATGTGGTGGGCGTAAACCGCGATACAAAGGTCACCTATTCTGGTGATACCAACGGAGAAGGGTACTACTCCATCCCGTTTGTCGCTCCTGGAACTTATAACGTTACGGTAGAGAAGTCGGGCTTCCAGAAAATCACGACTGCGGGCGTAGCGGTGCAGCTCAATATGGCCGTTCGTACGGACTTCTCTCTGAGCGTTGGTACCGACACCACGGAAATTACGGTCTCGGCCTCGACTCCGGCTCTTTCGACCGACGATGCCTTGATCGGCGACACTATTGGCACCCATCAGGTGACGAACCTCCCGATGAACACCCGCCGCGTGATGGATCTCGCAACGACGGCGTCGAACGTAATCATTGGTCCGAAGACCTCCTTCCGTGACGTTCCTCCTGGAGCGAACTACATCGGCGCAGGTACTCGCGAAGTCACGAACTCGCTGACGCTCGACGGTATCACCATCATGAACTCGCTGATCTCGAACTCCCCGGTTACGCCAAACCCGGATGCTATCTCGGCGGTTCAGGTTCAGAGCGGTAACTATACCGCGCAGTATGGCGCCTACATGGGTATCCACATCAACTCGGACACCAAGTCCGGTACGAACACTCTGCATGGAACAGCTTATGATTACGTCCAGAACGACGTATTCAATGCAAAGCCCTGGCTTGCAGCAAAGGGTGCAAAAGCGGCTAAGATGCGTTTCAACCAGTTTGGCGGCGTGCTCAGCGGCCCGGTCGTTATCCCGTTCCTCTACAACGGTCGCGACAAGACATTCTTCATGGGATCATATGAAGGTCTCCGACAGTATCAGCAGACCAGCACCGTCGGTGCAGTTCCTACTGTAAAGATGCGTTCAGGAGATTTCTCGGAGCTGCTTGACCCGAATCTAATGTGTTCGCCGTCTGATACGTCCGAGCAATGCAAGCAAAAGCTGGTTCAGCTTTATGATCCTGCAAATCGCACGACTCAATATGCAAATAACCAAATTCCGGTCGATCCCATCGCCGCGAAGCTTCTTCAGTACTATCCATTGCCAACTCAGTCTGGGCTGGGAAATAACTTCAACAGTTATGCTCCGCTAAATCTCCTGCAGAACCAAACCCTGGATCGCGTCGATCATAACATTGGTCAGAACGTTCGACTTTTTGGTCGGTTCCTCTGGCAGAAACTTGACTATGTAAGCGGAAGCGCTATTCCGACTTCTAACGCTTATTCGCCAACTACCGATCGGAATGGCATGATCGGCTATACCCATATCATTACGCCGAACTTTATCAACGATCTTCGCGTTGGATTCAACGTTCTGACGAATAGTGTCAACAACGGCTTTGCGCAGGCGGGACAAAAAGATGCCGGATCAAAACTTGGCATTCCTGGTTATACGGCCGATGTGGATAACAACAACCCCGGAATTCCAACCATTAACGTGACCAACTACTTCACTCTTGGTTCAGGTGGAACCAACTGGAAGCAGGATGATCGTACCCTTCATGCATACGATCAGATCTCCTGGACCAAAGGGAAGCACACCATCATGGCAGGTGCGGATATTCGCCGTATGACCATCGGCCGCGCAGCGCAGAATGATCCTCGCGGAAGCTTTACCTTCAACGGGCGGTACACCAGCTTCTGCCAGCCCGTTCCCGGTTCCAATCCGTCAGCCTGCGATAATAAAACGTCGAGCAATGGAATGGCAGACTTTATCATTGGTCGCGCTTCCGCAGCAGTAACGCCTACGTTTCAGGTGAAGGGTTCTGTCGGGAGCTGGCGAAATGGCTACTTTGTTCAGGATAACTGGCAGGTAACCCAGAAATTGACTTTGTTGTATGGCATCCGTTATGAACAACCCACGATTCCGTACTCTTTAAATGGATATGCGCGCATTCTCAATGCAGACTTTACCGCTCTCATCCCTGCAACTAATGCGACAACGGGAAACACCTTCACTCCCACCCCTGGATTCAAATTCACAGGATCAAACAACAATCTCTGGGCTCCACGCCTCGGGTTTGCTTATCGTGCTACAGACAAGATCGTAATCCGCGGAGGCGGCGGTATTTACTACAACCCAAATCACTTGAATGCGTTTACGCTAGCTAGCAGCAATTACCCTCTTGCGAATGCTGCTACTTATAACGCAAATCCAAATCTTTCGGTCAATACGTTCGAAAATCCAAGTGGCGGCGCAGCTGCTAAGTCCGGCTGTGTTCCCACAGACTTTCAGAGCTATTGCAACGCCTTTACAGATGCCCCCCGACTTCCTACTCCACGTATGTATCAGTGGAACGTAGATACCGGTGTTGAACTCTGGAAAGATGCAGCTTTCGAACTCCAGTACCTCGGGTCCAAGTCGGTCAATCTTGATTTCTCCTGGCAGCCGAACACCCCCCAACCTGGTTCTGGAGTTATTAATTCACGTCGCCCCTATCAAAATTTCGGGGTCATCCGCGAAATCTACAATGGTGGCTGGTCGACCTACAACGGCCTTACTGCTATCCTTCGTCAGCGTATGAGCCGTGGTCTTAGCATGAACATGTCCTATACCTGGGCTCATAACATGGATACTTCAAACGATGCCAATGGTAGCGGATACCTGATGAATCCATACAACATCCACGCAGATTACGGAAACTCGAACTGGGATATCCGTCATCGCTTCGTGGGAACAGTGCTCTACCAGCTTCCGGAGTTTTCGGGACGCAACTATGCCGTCCGTACGGTTCTTGGAGGCTGGCAGGCAAACATGATCGTCACCCTGCAGACTGGTATGCCGTTCAATGTTGGCCTTGCATCGGACATCGCAAATACAGGAACAAGTGGAGTCCAGCGACCAAACTTCGTCAATGCAGGGTCTAATACTTGCACAAATGATTTCCTCGTTCGCAACAGATCAGTAAGCTGCGTTGACAGGACGGCGTATGCACTTCCTGCAAACTATACCTATGGCAATCTGCATCGGAACGATCAGCATGGTCCAGGTCGTGAATTGGTGAACTTCTCGATGTTCAAGAACTTCCCGCTTTACGAACGTCTGACACTCCAACTCCGCGCAGAGGCTTTCAATCTCTTCAATCACGCCAACCCCAGCAATCCGATTGTGACTGGATATACCGGACCCAACGTAGCTGGAACTTTCGGAACTGTCACCAGCACGCAGACCGATCCTCGAGTTCTGCAGCTGGCTGGCAAGATTAACTTCTAA
- a CDS encoding response regulator has protein sequence MKQIRVLLIEDHFLARIALHSVLSGHSQIRIIGEACDGESGITMYRQHRPDVVVLDLRLPRLSGFEVITELRKEFPTARIVVLSNYRGSEDIYRAVRSGAMAYLTKDASGEELLNAIQNVDRGLRYLPHVALDRLAERMPSVELTPRESEVLACITQGRSNREIAEELHIAEKTVRIHVSSVLDKMGARDRTQATIYALQRGLIHLD, from the coding sequence ATGAAGCAGATTCGCGTTCTCCTTATCGAAGATCATTTTCTCGCCCGCATTGCTCTGCACTCCGTTCTTTCCGGGCATTCGCAGATCCGCATCATTGGAGAGGCTTGCGATGGGGAATCCGGAATCACGATGTATCGCCAGCATCGTCCCGATGTCGTTGTGCTGGATCTTCGTCTTCCTCGTTTGAGCGGCTTTGAGGTTATTACTGAGCTGCGCAAAGAGTTTCCCACGGCGCGCATCGTAGTGCTTTCGAACTATCGGGGTAGTGAAGATATCTACCGCGCCGTGCGAAGTGGAGCAATGGCTTATTTAACAAAGGATGCCAGCGGGGAAGAACTGTTGAATGCGATCCAGAATGTCGATCGTGGGCTGCGCTATCTCCCTCATGTCGCCCTCGACCGGCTGGCAGAACGAATGCCATCGGTTGAACTGACTCCTCGTGAGTCGGAGGTCCTGGCCTGTATCACCCAGGGACGCAGTAATCGAGAGATCGCCGAAGAGCTTCATATTGCGGAGAAGACCGTGCGGATCCATGTCAGCTCTGTATTGGACAAGATGGGAGCTCGTGATCGTACCCAGGCAACGATTTATGCCTTGCAGCGTGGATTGATTCATTTGGATTAG